In Deltaproteobacteria bacterium, the sequence CTGACAAGGCAACTCCTTGCGTTCGCCCGCCGCCAAGTCATCGAGTCTGTCAATTTGAACTTGAGCACCCTGCTTGCGGATTTGATAAAGCTTATCGGCAAGCTGATGGGCGAACATATCGAGGTAACAACATCTCTGGAAAAGAATGTTCCGACCATACATGCCGATCGCGGACAGATCGAACAGGTGGTCATGAATTTTTGTCTGAACGCCAGGGATGCGATGCCGAAAGGCGGGCGGCTCACGGTCGAAACCGGGGACGTGTATCTGGAGGAGGAGTACGTCCGCCAGAACCCGTACATGAGGACGGGGAGATATGCCCTGCTTACGGTTTCCGACACGGGGGTCGGGATGGATGAGAAGACCTGCGAGCGGGTGTTTGAACCGTTTTTTACCACGAAGGGGCCGGACAAGGGGACGGGCCTGGGACTTGCGATGGTGTACGGGATCGTCAAGCAGCACAACGGATTCATCCACCTCTACAGCGAACCGGGGAAGGGAACGGCATTCAAGGTGTATTTCCCCGCCATCGAGGCTCAACCGGATGCCGTCCCTACGATACGCAGGGAAGAAATGGTGCGTGGGGGGATGGAGACAATCCTTCTGGCGGAAGACGAGGAAATTATCCGGTCACTTGCCGAGCGGACATTGACGGAACTTGGGTACAACGTTCTCGTTGCCCGGAACGGGGAGGAGGCGATCGAGATTTTCAGGCGGAATAAAGAGATCGTTCTCGCCGTACTGGACGCGGTCATGCCGCGGAAAGGGGGGAAGGAAGCGTTCGAAGAGATGCACAAGGAAAACCCGCGACTTAAAGTGATCTTCATGAGCGGTTATAGCGCTAACGCGATCCACGATTCCTTTGTGTTGATCGCCGGGATGCCATTTTTACAGAAGCCGTTCGGCCCGACAATACTGGCAAGGAAGATAAGGGAGGTGCTGGATACGACTGGTTGAAAGAGAGGAAATTTATGATTGACGTGATAGATTTTCCGGTGGGAGTCAAATTCCCAGAGCATGGCCGGGGTGGGAGTGGGTGTCGATGACGTACTTGACCGGTTCGTCATGTACATGACTCCACTCCTTCAAAGGAACGCCATGAGGGTACTACGAACTCCGTCAACCCGCAATCGATCAACGTGATGTCATCGTGAAGTGCGTCCGGATCTTCTCGGTGAAGGGGTTGTTATTCGGCGACACGGGCAAGCATCACCTGGATCTCCTTGATCCTGCGCAGTCCCGCATCGTTTGTCACGAATGCATCGGCCCTTTGATGGATGGCGGTGGCGACCTGGATCGCGTCCGGAGTACGGAGCCCGTATCGGGCCCGCAGATCGGAGGCGATGTCGGCAACGTTCACATCGAACGGAATGAAGTAAAGGTTCGGAAACGATCCCAGCAGGTTGCGGCAGAGCGAGACGAGATCGGGCTTCCCGGACTTGCGCGCCCCGGTGAGGATTTCATGGAGCGTCAAGGCGGACGTGATCGCCCGCACACGCCCGGATTCGATCTTTTCGAACAACCCTTCCGTAAACGCGGAATAGGCCGGATTCTCCTCGAAGTGATAGATGAAAATATTCGTGTCCAGCGCCAGAACCTTCTGGCGCTCCGCAGTGACGCGAACGGGGACTTTCGGGCTCATTCCCAGGAATCCCGCTCGCCGCGCAGGAAGCGATCTCCCCCGCCGAGAGAGCGCCAGGCGTCCCTGCCCAATCCCTTGAGCGCGCGTGCGTGACTTTCGGGCAAAGGACGGAGCACGGCCTTTCCTTCCTCGATGGAAAAATGGACCGTATCCCCGGCCTTTAACCGAAGCGCCCGCCGGATTTCCTTCGGCACGGTCACCTGGCATTTACGGGTAAGTCGGCTTGATTCCGCCATGCTGCTCTCCTTTGGGTTTCTCCTTACATTTAACAAAAAAAGTAATACCTAAGTCAAGGGGGATCGAGTTGGGACACGATGCGCCCATGCTCGGCAAAGCCTATCGGTCGAAG encodes:
- a CDS encoding AbrB/MazE/SpoVT family DNA-binding domain-containing protein; amino-acid sequence: MAESSRLTRKCQVTVPKEIRRALRLKAGDTVHFSIEEGKAVLRPLPESHARALKGLGRDAWRSLGGGDRFLRGERDSWE
- a CDS encoding type II toxin-antitoxin system VapC family toxin; the encoded protein is MSPKVPVRVTAERQKVLALDTNIFIYHFEENPAYSAFTEGLFEKIESGRVRAITSALTLHEILTGARKSGKPDLVSLCRNLLGSFPNLYFIPFDVNVADIASDLRARYGLRTPDAIQVATAIHQRADAFVTNDAGLRRIKEIQVMLARVAE
- a CDS encoding response regulator, with protein sequence MNLSTLLADLIKLIGKLMGEHIEVTTSLEKNVPTIHADRGQIEQVVMNFCLNARDAMPKGGRLTVETGDVYLEEEYVRQNPYMRTGRYALLTVSDTGVGMDEKTCERVFEPFFTTKGPDKGTGLGLAMVYGIVKQHNGFIHLYSEPGKGTAFKVYFPAIEAQPDAVPTIRREEMVRGGMETILLAEDEEIIRSLAERTLTELGYNVLVARNGEEAIEIFRRNKEIVLAVLDAVMPRKGGKEAFEEMHKENPRLKVIFMSGYSANAIHDSFVLIAGMPFLQKPFGPTILARKIREVLDTTG